One Companilactobacillus heilongjiangensis genomic window, CATTGGGGATACGTTCATTCAGACAGAGATGTAGCCTATTATCTATTGAAAGGTTGGTATGACGAAACTTACAATATGGGAAGCTACTTAGGAACACGTGGTCATTTTGGACACAGAGCTGCGATAATCTATTCCGGACCAACCGTTGCAGTCGGTATGTCTAACGATGCTTCATCTTTCGTTGCTGACTGGGCACCAGGTAATGACTTCATGAATCTCTATAATTATACGGGAACTTCGCCAAACACTAAATTTGTTTCCAAAGATTCCGTTCGATAAAAAAAAAGAAGGAAAATCCTCTGCGATTTTCCTTCTTTTTACTTGCTATAAGTTAGATAAGCAATTCCATTAACCTTCTTAGCTGATTCCAAGTTAAACTCTTTGAACTTGGTTTTGTCAGAAAACAGTGGAATACCACTACCCAAAACGATTGGAACGATACCGATTTGATAACTATCAATCAAATCACTATTTACTAGTGGAGCGATAATACTACTGCCACCGATAATCCAGACGTCTTTCTTTGATGGTTGGCTCTTCAGCATTTCGACCAAATCAACAACGTTATCCCGGATAAAGTTAATATTACCAAGGCTCTCAGTTGGATGTGTCGTTAAAATATAATTTTCAAACGAATCATACGGATAATTATTAGGTGATAATTTGTTGGCTACTTGCTCGTAAGTTTTCCGTCCCATTACCACTGTATCAATATGTTTAGTTAATCTTTCATATTCACGATCAGTCGTTTCCCCCGAAGTAAAGTCACTATCAATTAAAAAATCAATATTGCCATCTGTTTCAGCAATAAAGCCGTCCAAAGTTTCAGCGATAAACAAGATAACTTTGCGTGCCATGATTTTGTCCTCCAATTGACCTATTTAGTTGAAACAATTATATAATCAATTGGCGGTAAATACATAACTTCAAGCAATATTTTAATTTTACTTTTTGTCATTTATTTTATTTCTGCAAATTATTCTATCTATTGGTCTCGATTATTGTTATACTAAAACCGATGCAGCTTTTATAAGTGGCAATCTCAGTCACTTTGTATCGGGAAATAGGCAGGTGTGGTCACCTGTCTATTTTTTTGCGCTTTTTTTAATCGCCTATATCTGTTCCATCAATAATTCTATGTAGAAAGCTTTTACCATTTTCAGGTGCTTCAACTCCAAAATAATCAGCTCCAGTAGCTCCAACATCAGAAAGCGTTGCTCGATCACCTACATATTTATTATGTGTACCCTCTTTGTAAATAAGTAACGGTGTACGTTCACGTGTATGTAGTGTAAACCCAATCGTTGGGTCATCCCCATGATCAGCCATAACAATTAAAATATCGTCACCCGTATATAGCGGTAATACTTCTTCCAATTTTTTATCAGCCTTTTCCAAAACATCGGCATAACTAACAGGGTCTTCAGCATGACCTGCCAAATCGGTCTCTTGAATATTCATGAACAATAATCCATTTTTCATATCCTTAGACTGTTCTATAAATTTATCAAACAAATAATTTGTATCTACACCAGGGAATTTTCTGTCAGTATCAACATTTATGATATCTGACGTTTTACCAACTAGTGCAACATCAATATCAGAACGATGAAGTATTTGAGGTAATTGAACTTTAGGATTTATTCCATACCCTAAATGAATAACATGATAGTCAACGTTATAAACACCAGACTCGGGAGCTGAAACTCCAACATATTTTTCATGCTCTATCTTTAAAGCTTTCAAAATATCCTTCAACGTAACTTCACGACCACCAAAGGCAATTACACGAGAAACCTTAACAACGCTTCTCACAGACTCACCCAATCTAGTAATCTCATCAAACGGCATCTCATCTAAAGCCGCTGTGACATTATAAACTTGACCTGGGTCTGCCTCAAGATTATCTCCAATTGTCGCACAATCGTTTACAAGCAATAGCTGATACCCGGGATCACCATATCTCTTAACATCAAAACCGTCCTTTTTTACTTGTGCCTCGACTGTATCAATTACTTCATTAAATGGTTGTAATAAAGGCATTTTAGGCTTTGTTCCCATTATTTCCTGATGAGCCAAATAAGAATCAGCCCCATGATGCATTAAATTAGAAGTACCCCAATTAGCAGTCGTAGAGAATTTAAAGTCTCCTCTTTCTTCACCAATTGCATTCATTAATCCTAGTTTAATTAAATTTGGTATTTTAATTTGTGGAACCGCTTTAATGATATTTAAAGCAGTATTAGCCCCAATATCATCAGGACGTACCTTAGGCACATCGTCCATTGCGCCAACACCAAAACTATCTAAAACAATAACTCCAAACTTGCCCATATTACTTAACTCCTTTCGCTAATTCTCTTCCCTGTGTATCATACAAACCAATCAATTTTGGACTTCCAGTATGTAACCCTTTAACAAGTGCAACTGTACTTCTCGTTACGAACATCTGAGTTCTGCTTGACATTACTACTGGTAAACCAGATTTAAACTTTTTATTTAATTCTAAATAATAATCAATACTTGAGTTATCTAGTGGTAAAACTTCTGCAGACTCTACCTTATCGCCATCTTTGACAATCGCATTTTTGAGATGACCCCTGCGATAGTAACCACCACCATAGATAAAACTATGATCACCATAACTATGTGAAATTTCACTCACATAACAATAAGCAGGTTTTTCTGGCAAGTCCTTTGTTGCATGCATTGGTGTCGTCCCTGTAAGTGAGTGACCTGGCTCACCCTCTGTACCGCCTAATTCACTGATCAGCTTAATTGATTTAGTAGCAGTTGCTGACGGCAAGCTAACGACAGAACATTCAACTCCGTGCTTATTAAATAATTCTTTAGCCTTTTTTACAGTTTCCATATTCGATGTTGAATGATAATCACCAGTTTTTTCATCGAATAAAATGGCAGGAAATGTCGTTAGCCCGACAACTTTTACATTAGACAAATCTCTCAATTCACTTAATTGATTATCCAACTCATCCAGCGTAAATCCGCCAACCTGTCCTGGATAAATATCATCTTTAGTATCTTGAATCTTTAAAATTACTGGTTGAATTTTACCCACAGCCTTTGCGGCCTCATTCAAATCGACAGTATTTTCAAGTGAATACATCGTAAAATATTTAGTTCCATAGGAAATTATCTTTTTTAACAAAGCCTTAGGTGTTTGAACCAAATGTCCAACATTTCCTAAATTCAATCCATTTTCCATAAAAACTTCTGCTTCTCGAAAATCTACTACGACTGCATTTTCAATACCTGCTGATTGAATTTCTTTAGCTACAATAGGATTTCGACCCAATTGCTTAGTCATATAGAGTAATTCGACACCATATTTTTTAGCTTCAGCCACCATCTTAACTGTATTATCATGTATCATATCCAAATCAATTACGTAAGTGTCTGGCAGTATTTGACCCGTTTTATGTAATTCGAAAGCAAAGTCTATCAACTCCGGATTATGTTTTTCAAGCTGTTTCAAAAACATTGTTACTTCACCACCTTGCCAATACTGTTCTTTAATATGCGTACAATGGTATCTGCACCACATCTGTATGGATTAATACGAATTGTCGTTTTAAGTAATTCTGGATCATATTCTTTAAACGTTCCCGAAACTCTGTAAAACATCGGAATAATCTCATACTTAGACTCAGCCCCAACTGGATTTGGAGCAGCTCCAAGCGCATTAGTATACTTTAAGATTTCTTGAGCAATTGGCTTTTCAAATTCAACCAATAAGACCTTGGATTGGGCATTAGCCACATAAGCTGAAGCAATCCCTGATACTTCATTACTATTAAGTCTTTCAACCAACTCATTAACTACACGTGCCTGATTGGCTAAAGCAACCGGAGCATATGTTAGTCCTCGCAAAACATCTAGAGCCTCATGACCTTGAACTTGGGAACCACCAGAATAATTTTCCTTGCGTAATTTATCCAATTCCTCTTTGTTCCCAACGATACAGCCGATACCTTCGGGCCCAAGTAATTTAAATGTGGAGAAACAACTAAGTGATGCACCCAACTCAACACCAATTTTATTAACCTTCATAACGGCATAATTATCATCTGTGACGATGGGAATATTAGGATATCTTTCTTTAAGATACGAAATGACCTTTTCCATAGAATAAGAGTCACTAGGCTGTTGACGTGTATATTGAATCAAAATTGCCGAAATGCCTTTAGGTAAATCTTGATTTTCAATGTCGTTATAATCCACTGCCACTGTTTTAATGCCCATACTGTCAATCGAGACCTTAGTCGTTGGGTAAATTGGTGCTCGATGAACTAGTAATTGTTCACCAGGCTTTAAAACAGAGTGTAAAGCTAGTCGAATGGCTGACGTTCCGGATCCTCTGACTAACATTGCTGCTTCAGTACCAAAGAAATCAGCTAGAACTTCTTCAACCTTCTTGGTATATCTAGGTTGATTGAGACCCGGAACAACTCCCAAGTCACCTCGGCTCAATAATTCATTACCTTCAAAATGACGAGTCATTGCATCAACCAATTTGAATTGTTTATCGAGGGCAGCATCTATTGAGATGCTCTCCAAAGGATACGTTTTAAATTTAGGCATTGATATCACCATAGATTCTATGTGGATTTTCATTTAACATTTTATTAATGAATTCTTCAGAAACACCAGCTTCCTGAAGTTGAGGTACAAAGTTATCTAGTAAATATGAATAACCATTACCACCGTTTTCTTTTAAGTGTGATTTTCTTGTAATATCCATAGACATTACTACTTGATCAGCAAATCCTGCTGCTTCAATATCCTTAAGCATTTGAACCCTAATAGAATCTGCTAAATAGTTATTTTTTCCAATGGTATCGAATTCCACATTAATACCTGTCTTCAACATATCAATGACATAGTCAGAACTTGCTGATAAATCAACATGCCCAATTACAATCTTGCTCAGATCTGCATGGTTACGTACGAAGTAATTAACTTGTTCATGGCCTAATGTTCCAATTGATGTATGAGTACTGATTGGGCAACCAGTTTCTTTTTGTGCAATAACAGCAGCATCAAATACCTTGCCTTCGCCTTCAGTCCACTTACCTTTGGTAGTAGCAATTTCTCCAATAACTCCAGCCTTAACGTTTGTGCCCTTAATTCCGACTTGAATATCTTTAATCATTCCTTCTGCTAGTTGGTTAACTGACAATCTAAAAACTTCGACTGGTAGAAATGCATCTTGATAAAATCCGGTAGATTGAACAATATTGATTCCGGACTCTTCAGCAACTTTTTGTGCGTAAGGAATATTTCTTCCCATTCCTCGATTACTCATATCAATAACATTACGAACTCCTTTGGCATACAAGTCCTTAAATTCTTCAATTACAAGTCTTTGTGAATCAAGATGACAATCTTCATTATGCTTAACTTCCGACAAATCAATTGGAATATGTTCGTGTGAATAAACCATACCAGGTACTAACATGTGAAATTCCTCTTTCCTTTAATTTAAAAAATCATTATTACTCTTAAAATATTAAGTAGAACACCAAATGCAATTGTTGCGATAGGACCAACTGCCATATCTACTAATGGTTTCTTTGATTTCTTATTTAATAGCCAGAAACCAATAACCCAGAAGAAACCGATATTGGCAGCCATCTTATTACATGCGATAGCAGCACCTATTAACAGTGCAATTGCAATTGTATCTTGTAACGATGTTCTAATATGTTCACCCATATCTCTCAAACCAGGGAACTTATCCAATCCTTTAGCAGTTGCTGCTAATAATTGAACTTCAATCCACATCCAGACAAAACCGGCGATGAAAGCTACAATTGGTTGACCTTTCAGTAAAAGACCAAGTGCAAAGATAATTGTTGTTCCGGCCATACCGTAAACACCAGTTACGATGGCTGTTGAGAATACCAACGGAATGAAACCAATAGCACGAGCAAATGTAGCAATAGCTGCTTCCATAACTTGATTCTTAACTAACAATTGTTGTGGTAACACATCAACAGCAATAATTAACATACTTGATGCAGCTGTAATTAAACCACCCATAATTGATAGCCAGATCCAGTTACCTTTGATACGACCAACACGTTTTGAGAACACATTGACTAGACTCGCATTAGAATTCCCATCGCCTTTAATTTGTGCAGCGAAGTAAATCATACATACCATTGCAACTAACAAAGCCATACCAATGGCATTTAATGTAATTGTGTAACCATTTACTTTGAAAGTACCAAACTTCGTAGCTAATAAGTAAGCCAAGAATGTTAAACCAAATGTGATGAAACCTTTCTTGGGATTGTGTTGACTTGCAACAGCAAGTGCTGGAAACGCACAAAATGCTAACAAAATTGGACCGCTCATTAATGAAAGTGCAGGCAAGAAATTAAATGGTAACATCTTGAACATTGCAACAATTGAAGAAAGTCCAAATAGCAAACCTGCACCATAGATGGCACCTACGATACCAGCTAAAGCTGTACCCCATTTGTTGTCTGGAGTCCATGTACCAATAACATCGGCTGCCAGTAAAATACTATGGGCAACCAGAATTGTTGACCCAATTGAAACAGGAATACCAAAACCAATGATTAAACCAAAACTGACGGCAAAACTGGTAGCAGCCAATTCTTTTCTAGTAATCTTGCCTTCAATATATTCAGGCATGATGGGTCTCAACCCATCGTTAAAAACGGCAATACCACGATTGGCTAGGATTGATCCGACACCACCAACGGCAGCAATTAATATGTAATTAATCAGCGTAGTAACATTCATTGTTATACCTTCCTTTATTTGTTTTCAATATACTGTATATTGTATATTGAAAGATAGATAAACAGAGTTAAATTATTTCACTAAATATTTCACTAAAATTGGTAGTACAGTATCCTTAGTATTAATGGTAAAACCAAATGCTACTTTACCTTTATTATTAATTTGATCCGCAATTTCTTCTTCGGATAACACTTTTGATGGTGACGCTACAGTAACTGTTTTATCTGACCCTAGAAGTGCCGTTGCCATTGCCAATGCTCCACCAGCTCCTGTTTCACATGCACCAATATAATAATCTGCTTCTCCAGCTTGGATTGACATTGCTGCTTCAAGATCATTCTTAACAGTTATTTCAACATCCTTATCACCAATCATTTTTTTCAAATCAGCTTCAATCTCATCTTTACCCATTTGACCACCGATTACAATTTTAATCATTTTGATTCCTCCTTAATATGTTCAAAACATGTAGCAAAATATATTTCGTCTCACCTTCTGTGAATTCTACTGGTGATTTTGATTTTAAATCATTCCAGACAGATCTCGCAACTTTGTACTCTGGTTTCCCAGAAACTTGTTGCCACAATTCATCTGGCATTTCATCAACCTTCTTATTTTCAAACATACGGTTAATTGCCACTGATAGATGAATCAATAGCATTTCATTATCATTACTGTAATAATTTTTCAAAAAATAATCATCGACATCTGTTAAAAAGTCAAAGGAGTCCTGATCCAACTTTCCCAGTCTGTGCAGTACCTTCAACTTCTCTTCAGTAGTTTCTTTCATTTCTGTCACCTCCTAATATTCGGGTAAAATTTCACCAGAAATTACTGCTTTTTGAACAGATGTAATCTTATCAATATCGGCATATCTTTGAACAATTTCCTTAATAAATGTATTACCCTTTTTACATAATAATGCTGCGCTTGATGACTTTTTAACTAATTCACTATCAATCGGACTGTACGAAACTGGATAATTTTTTTCTTCGACTTCATCCCGGTTCCAAATTGCGGCATCAATACTTCCATTTTCAATTCTTTGAACAATTTGGTTATAAGGTGTCTCAATCATTTTTACATCATGATTTTTAACGATTTCCTGCGTCAGAATTTTGTAATCGATTGAGTATGAATCAACACCAATGCTCATGCCATCGTATATAAAGTCATTTCTGCCTTTCTTATGTACAATAACATGCTCTGAAACGTAAGTTTTTTGTGGAAGTAATGTGACAAGGTCAACATCATTGTGTTTTACTAGATAATCGGCTGTTAGCCCTGAAGTAACTATAAAGTCATAACGATTACTATTTAATCCATTCAAACGATTTATAGAGCCATTAACATAAGCTAAATTTAAATTCAATTTCTTATCTTCAAATGACTTATAAAAGCCAGTGCTTAAACCCTCGTAATATTTCGTATATGGTAATGGCATAGCGCAAACGATATTTCTATCATCAAGATAGTTCAACAACTTATCCTGATCTTGATCTACTAGATACGTTCCCATATGTCCTTTGGATACAGTGACGATTGCCTTATCAGTCTTCAAAGTCTCTAATGCACTTTGCATCGTTCCTCTTGAGGTATTAGTTTCGTTACACAACTCATCAACAGTTGGAACTTTATCGCCTACTCCCAATGTAAAAAACTTCTTTGCTAGATAGATCAAAGCAATACCTTTTTTTTGATATTGTATTTCTCGCATTATTACATCTCTTTCCCAATATACGGTTTTTAATATATTGCTTTCAACGACATTAGTGTAAGCCCTTGCATAATTTATGTCAATATATTTTTTACCATAACCTGTATATCCATATTATTTTCTTAACATATCTATTAGAACATACAAAAAAGGAATCATACAAATGTTTGTATGATTCTCTTCTAAATATATTTCACATCGAGCACTCACAACAAGTTTGTTAACTGTTTAATAAATTCTTCATAAGTCCTAGCTTTAACTAATTCTGCAATATTTTTAGGATCCACTGCAATTTGTGATAAATCATCAAAGATGTTTCTATATGATTGTTTATTCTCCTTATTAACCGCCAACAAAAACATTAAATTAACTTCATGATTATCTTCATTCCACAAAATACCTTTTGGAGCAATAACAACATACCCTTGTGTCTTCAAGGCAATCATTTGCATAGAATGTGGTATTGCCACGCGTCCAAAAGCCGTACTTGACATATTCTCGCGAGCTTTTAACTTGTCAGAAAATTTTTCAGGAATAACATTTTTACTCTCCAGTTCATCACATACGGTCTGAAAAATATCATCCCTCTCAACCTTATCATCTACTACTTTAAAATTATCCTTCGGGAAAAACCTTTCCAAATTACTTGTAAAATTAATTTTCTGCTGCTGATGTTTATGACTTTCGATCAATTGATTAATACGTTTGTAATCTGCTTGAGTCATAAACTGCGAAATATTAGCATGATTTATTCCTGGCAACTGATATTCTGAATTAACTTGAATCACAAAATCAACTTTACGTGGATAATCTTTCTCATTTATCATTTCAGGAGTATGAACAACACTCCCAATAACCATATCTTGACTAAAAAGTCGTTCCAACCTGCTAGCAAAATCATCTGTATCATTTTGATAATCAGGCATTAAAACAACAACGTACAGCTTATGTAAATCATTTATATACTCTGACACTGCATTACCAATATGCATTGCAATATAAGCAATTTCGTCGTCCTCCAAAGTAACATGTTCTATTTCTTCCATTCGATTAGAAATCAAAACTGCACATTCATAAATAATAGGAGAAGACTTTCTTATACTTGCAGTCATTGGATTACGCTCAACATATCCTCGTGAGGAACGCTCAAGCAGACGCTGAATATGAATGGCAAATTGCTCTCTAAAATTCAAAACTCTCAAATCAATATTTAGCATCGAATTAACATACTTTATTAAATCGTCAACCAACACGACAGTACTATGTTTAACTGTATCTTCCAAATTCCGATGCTTACGCGTAATAGAAAATTGGATAATCAACTTTAAACTTTTTCGTTCCGCATCAGAAAATTTAATTTTTTCATTGTCTTCAACACTATCAATTAACTTATTTCCAAACTCTGTTTCCTGAATTACCTTTTCATCCGAAAGTAAATCAGATTTTAATTCATATTTCGTTTTTCCTTCGGTATTCTGCGGTTGATAGCCGTTCTTAACTCTATGGGTAGCAATCGCTATATGTAACAGAATATTATTGAAGTCAAATGTATTCAAATAAATATTTTCTAATTGAGTTAATCTTCTTATTGAATTTGAAATCTGAACTACGTCTATATCAGGGAAACTTTCTTGAATAGTCTTCGTTCCAATGAATGTCTGCTTTGATTCACGGTACAGAATATCACTGATTAATCGTCTCTTATTCATTTCACTACCGATTAGGGCCCAGTCATCACCACTCTGCTTCAATTCCAATTCAAAAGGCTTAACGTACTGCTGAATCTCCCGGAAAAGTTTAACTACTGTGGATTCACTTAAATATAGTTGATCTGCTACATCGTACAAATTTAACTTTTTCTGTTGAGTAAACTCATTAGTCAAAACTCGTTTAATACTTTCGTAATCTGAATTGTCATTGTTGGTACTATTTACTTTTTTCTGGTTAAATTTATACCCTTTATTGCTAACAAAAATAGCTGTAGCATCGATTAAATCTTTTGCGTAGCGTTTAATACTACGTTGAGATACACCAATTACCACAGCTAATTCGTTAGAGGTATGCCATCCAGGGTTATTTTGTAAATAGTCCCATAATTCTTTCTTATGGTCTTTACGCAAATAACTCATCTCCGTATACGTCTTTTATATTTCTTTTCCATTTGATGAAATAACATTCTTATACCAATAGTAGCTGTCCTTCAATAAACGCTTACCACTACCATTACCTTCATCATCTTTATCTACATAGATAAATCCATAGCGTTTGGACATTTGTTGTGATGAACAACTAACAATATCAATTGGACCCCATGCACAGTATGCAATAACTTTTGCACCGTCATGAATTGCTCTACCGACTTGTTCGATATGCTCACTCAAATAATCTGAACGGTAATCATCATGAATCTTACCATCCTCCACTTTGTCATACATACCGATACCATTTTCAGCAATAATAATTGGCTTTTGATAACGATCCCAATACTGACTAAGCGTGTTGTATAGACCTTGTGGATCCACGGCCCATCCCCATGGACTTTCCTTCAAATAAGGGTTCTTACTATTATCCGATGGACGATACTCGTTCTTTGAGGCATCAACCATCTTGGAGTAATAGTAAGAAATTGCTAAGAAGTCCATATGGTTATCTGCTAATAGTTTCATATCGTCATCTTTAATATCAAGTTTGTCACCGCGTTCAGCAAAATAGTTCTTAGCATACTCAGGATAATATCCACGGAATTGAACATCAGTGAAGAAATATTGTAAACGATTTTGACGCATTGCTAAAATCACATCATCAGGTTTACAACTGGCTGGATAAGCAGTCCCATCCGCAACCATAGTACCAATTTGAATGTCTGGATTATTTAATGATTTGGCATATTGTTTAATCCATGCAGCAGCAACCATTTGATTATGAACAGCTTGATACAAGGCTTCTTCTTCATTCTCATACTGATCAGCACAGACTCCGACAGATAGGAATGGTTCAATTTGAACCATGTTAATTTGATTTACAACAATCCAATATTTAACTTTCTTACCAAACCAGTCTAATAATGTTTTTCCGAATTTCTCAAACATTGGAATAACTTCTCTGTTAGGCCATCCACCATACTTAACAGTTATGTTGATTGGAGTTTCATAATGGTTCATCGTGATAATTGGTTCAATACCCAAATCAAGCATGGCATCAATCATTTTATTGTAATGTTCTAGCGAACTCTTATTGGGCTCAGAATCATCACCATTAGGGAAAATACGTGACCAATCTAATGAAGTTCTAAGTGTTTTGAATCCCATATCAGCCAAAAGTTTTAAATCATCAGGATACGTATGGTAGAAATCAATTCCAAAACGTTTTGGATAATAATTCTTAGTATCATGCATATTAGCTTTCACTTGCTCTAATTGCATACCTTGAGTTTCTAGCTCTTGAATTTTTTCATTAGATAATCCTTTTAAATACGGTTGGACATCAGATGAATTCAATCCTTTACCATCTTCTTTGTAAGCACCATCAGCCTGACTGGCTGCTTGAGCACCACCCCAAAGAAAGTTATCTGGGAAATATGGATATCTGCTATCTTTCATAATTTATCTCCTTATCTAGTTTTTTGATCGCGCTTTTCAAATACTGTAATCAAGTGTTTGGCAAAATTATATTCACTCATAATAGTCATTAAAGTATCTTGGGCATGTGTAAATAACACTGAATACTTAACTTCTTCGCCTTCTGCTTCTTCCTGAAGTTTCTTAGTTTGCAATCTATGTGCAATAACTAACTTTTCGTCAGCTTTTTTTATATTTTCTTTTGCAGAAATGTAATTGAAATCTCCGATGTCATCTAATGCATTAGCTATAAATGCTCGGGCATCACCGGCATTAATAATAATTTCCATCGTATCTTTGACTGATTTATTATCAAACTCTTCCTCTGCCATAAGATGTCTTCCTCCTAAAAATAAAATCTTTTAATTTCGTGCTGCTTCTTCTTGAAGAACTTGTCCATCATAAACTTTAAAGAATGGGAACCAGATTAACCATGCGACTACAAAGATAATTGCCATTAAAATGATTGCACCAACTGATGGGCTAACAATCCATGTTGAAATTGGAAATGGAATGTACCACATCTGCATTAATGCCTTTGGAATTGCGGCCAAGCCCATCTTTAAACCAAGCCAAGTAATAATTGGAATAACAATACCGTTGATCCATAGAGGAATCATCAAGTATGGGTTCCAAACAACAGTACCAAAAACAAGTGGTTCATTTATATTGAATAATGATGGAACAATACAAGCCTTACCTAGTGCTTTTAAACGTTGAGATTTAGCCATCAACAACATCATTAAAGCTAAAGGCATGGTACATCCAACACCACCAATCCATGCCCAACCACTGTAAATAACTTCACTAGTGAAGACATGAGTTGCAGGATTGCCAGCAGCAACTGCAGCAACATTAGCTGCAATGCCACCAAGCATTAATGGTTGAGTGACTGGAGAAAGTACCCAACCAGATATACCCATTGAATAAATAAAACAGTCTAAGAACAAAATGAATGTAAATCCATAAATTGTATCTGCTCCTGATGCTAAAGGTGCGAATATCGATTGAATTGCGTTATACATATTAAAATGTGCTACATCTACTAATAGCCAACCAAATATAATAATAATTCCAATAGGTAACATAGAATCAAACCATGATGTTACAAAATCCGGAATCACTGTATCTTCACTAAAGAATGAAAATCTTCCAAAAGCCTCCATTATCAAACTGACAAAAATAGCAACAATAATGGCGACAAACATACCACCTGCACCAAATTCACTAAAACTAAATGAAGCTGTAGCTCCTGAATTAGTGAACTTTGGATTAATTAACATCATAAACAAAGCGACAGATGTTAATCCAGCGATAATACGCTGTTTTTTAAGCTTCTTATATTCCATATAGTTGAATGGAACCAGAAACGCAACAAAAATTGATAATAGTCCAAAAGTAAAGTTGCTTACCGGTGTAAAATCAGGCCACCAATTCCAGAAATTTCCAGGAATATTTAGCAAACTAACTACTGAACCAACA contains:
- a CDS encoding PTS sugar transporter subunit IIC, with the protein product MDKFMDFLNTKFAPKAQVVGNNQWIVTLKNSVLEVLPFILVGSVVSLLNIPGNFWNWWPDFTPVSNFTFGLLSIFVAFLVPFNYMEYKKLKKQRIIAGLTSVALFMMLINPKFTNSGATASFSFSEFGAGGMFVAIIVAIFVSLIMEAFGRFSFFSEDTVIPDFVTSWFDSMLPIGIIIIFGWLLVDVAHFNMYNAIQSIFAPLASGADTIYGFTFILFLDCFIYSMGISGWVLSPVTQPLMLGGIAANVAAVAAGNPATHVFTSEVIYSGWAWIGGVGCTMPLALMMLLMAKSQRLKALGKACIVPSLFNINEPLVFGTVVWNPYLMIPLWINGIVIPIITWLGLKMGLAAIPKALMQMWYIPFPISTWIVSPSVGAIILMAIIFVVAWLIWFPFFKVYDGQVLQEEAARN